Sequence from the Trueperaceae bacterium genome:
CTCGGGCGAGCCTTAGCCGGCTGCCATCCAGGTCGACCCCGATCACCCGAGCGCCCGCCGCTTTCGCCAGCTGAGCGACGATCTGGCCCAGGACACCCAGACCGAATACGGCAACCGTTTCGCCCACCCTCGGGTTTGCGTCGTGGATGCCGTTCAGGGCGATTGAACCGATGTGGGAAAAGATCCCGAGGATGGGCTCGAGCCCCTGGGGGAGGAGTCGTCCGAAGGCGTACTGGCCGTCGAGTACGGCTGTGCTGCGGTGGCCCCAGGTTCCGTACACCACTGCGCCCAACTCAGGCGCCAGGGACTCTCGGCCAGGTTCGACTCCGGGGCCGAGCTCGACCACCTTCCCCACCTCCTCATACCCCCAACTGCGTAACGGGTACGACTCGCTCGCCAGACCACCCCCCTGGAAGAGCCGCATCTGCTGGTCCCACCTCTTATGGAGATATGGGTTGGTTCCCCGGTAAGCCGTGAGTTCGGTCCCCGCACTGATTCCCGAGTAGAGGGTCCGAACCCGCACCTGCCCGCGGGCGAGCGGAGCATCGGGCACCTCCTCCAGTACCACCTGGCGGGGGCCCAGGAGGG
This genomic interval carries:
- a CDS encoding zinc-binding alcohol dehydrogenase — translated: MAQLVSLLGPRQVVLEEVPDAPLARGQVRVRTLYSGISAGTELTAYRGTNPYLHKRWDQQMRLFQGGGLASESYPLRSWGYEEVGKVVELGPGVEPGRESLAPELGAVVYGTWGHRSTAVLDGQYAFGRLLPQGLEPILGIFSHIGSIALNGIHDANPRVGETVAVFGLGVLGQIVAQLAKAAGARVIGVDLDGSRLRLAREGGAVDAALDATEGGVAVRVKELTGGRGADVTIEVSGSAAALHDAIRATAYSARTVAMGFYQGGAEELFLGEEFHHNRIELRCSQISGVAPELSGRWDRLRLASTVMRLQLERVLRLEQLISRVVPAESAAEAYRQLDEQPGKALQVVLDFTAGSEDRRDTT